The window TAAGGAGGATCAATAAAGATTATATCATATGGTTTTCTAGATTTTTTTAACCAATCGAATGTATTAGTACGTATAATCTCTGCATTACATATTTTTAATGCTTTTATATTTTTTTTTAAATTAAAAAATGTTTTTTTTTCTATTTCCAGAAAAGTTGCACATGTAGCATACCGAGATATAGCTTCTATTCCTAATGCGCCACTACCTGCAAAACAATCAAGACATCGAGAGTTTTTAATATATTTAGATAACCATTCAAATAGTGTTTCTCTTATTTGATTAGTAGTAGGACGTAAATTTGAGATATTATTAAAAGATATTTTTCTTCCTTTAAGTTTTCCAGAAATAATATAAATTTTGCCGTTTTTTTTAAAAAAAGAATTATTCATTTTGTTAGAATATTTATGTTAGTGATATAATTTATTTAAATATTAATATTAATAAAAAATTAAATAAATATTTTTTAATACTTAATTTTAAAAAATATAATTTTTATTTACAAACTACAAGGTAAATAATATGGTAGATAAAAGAAAAAATGGTTTTTTTTCTTGGTTAAGTTCTAAAATAAAAAAAAAGAAAACAACAGATGTAATAAAAAATAATCAAGAAGAAAAAAATAGTTTTAACAGTAAAGCAGAATATGCTTCAGAACCTATATTAATTAAAAAAGATAATATAGAAATATTAAAAAATTCTAGTAATAATCTAGAAAACAGACAGAATACAAAAAAAAGTTTTTTTTCACGTTTAAAACAAAGTTTAAAAAAAACACAAAAATTTCTTGGAGAGGGAATTAGTCATATTTTTTTATCTAAAAAAATTGATAGTGTGCTTTTCGAAGAATTAGAAGAAAAGATGTTACTTGCTGATATTGGAATTAACACCACTAATCGAATTATTAGTAATTTAATTAAAGATGTTAATCGTAAGGATTTAAAAAATTCTGAAAAACTGTATTTTTTATTGAAAAAAAATATGTATAACATTTTAAAAAAAGTAGAAGCACCTTTAGAAATATCTAATCATACTCCTTTTATAATTTTAGTAGTAGGAGTTAATGGTACAGGAAAGACTACAACAGTTGCTAAACTAGCACAGAAATATAAACTAGAAGGAAAATCGATAATGTTAGCTGCTGCAGATACGTTTAGAGCTGCAGGTATAGAACAATTACAAGTACTAGCAAAATTAAATAACATACCAGTAGTAGCACAGCGTTCTGGTGCAGATCCTGCAGCAGTGATATTTGATGCAGTAAA is drawn from Buchnera aphidicola (Macrosiphum gaurae) and contains these coding sequences:
- the rsmD gene encoding 16S rRNA (guanine(966)-N(2))-methyltransferase RsmD, whose amino-acid sequence is MNNSFFKKNGKIYIISGKLKGRKISFNNISNLRPTTNQIRETLFEWLSKYIKNSRCLDCFAGSGALGIEAISRYATCATFLEIEKKTFFNLKKNIKALKICNAEIIRTNTFDWLKKSRKPYDIIFIDPPYYKDLVKKTIDLLENKKWIKKNSFIYIEQEKQKSLTLPNNWVLYKKKITNKIQCYLYFFNI
- the ftsY gene encoding signal recognition particle-docking protein FtsY, translating into MVDKRKNGFFSWLSSKIKKKKTTDVIKNNQEEKNSFNSKAEYASEPILIKKDNIEILKNSSNNLENRQNTKKSFFSRLKQSLKKTQKFLGEGISHIFLSKKIDSVLFEELEEKMLLADIGINTTNRIISNLIKDVNRKDLKNSEKLYFLLKKNMYNILKKVEAPLEISNHTPFIILVVGVNGTGKTTTVAKLAQKYKLEGKSIMLAAADTFRAAGIEQLQVLAKLNNIPVVAQRSGADPAAVIFDAVKSAKSKKIDVLIIDTAGRLHNKLHLMEELKKIVRVIKKIDVSAPHEKILIVDSCNGQNTIQQTEMFHKSLDLTGIIITKLDGTAKGGVVFSLADQFKIPIRYIGIGEKTQDLGVFNSQEFIESIFT